One window of the Lactobacillus sp. PV034 genome contains the following:
- a CDS encoding C69 family dipeptidase has protein sequence MSKLSACTTILVGKKASIDGSTMIARNDDTFRPITPQRFIIEPAVKGEKGRKIKSWLNKFQMELPENAQRVPAVPNVDYKTQGYYDESGINEENVAMSCTESTYGNERTLAFDPLVKDGLDEDCMQTVILPYIHSARDGVQYLGKLIAKYGSPAGNSVLFSDKDEVWYMEIVTGHHWVAQRIPDDCYAATGNRVAIQEVDFNDPDNFMWSEGIQEFVEEHNLNPDHEGWNFRHIFGTYTEQDRHYNTSRQWYIQKYFNPDIEQDPEDGEIPFIRRANKKITREDIEFLLGSHYQDTPYDPYGKGNEEEKHRFRPIGLNRTQNSHILQIRSDVPEEMAGIMWLCIGGPTFTPFVPFFANMNDTDPSYNNTSMNYNRDDAWWYYKSLAALVESHYSHFVQLDTKYLEELNRYYRGRVEEIIKNAGDLTGDELTDYLTKENQMTVAHTKADSEKLMGQMFIDSINMSKLTFDMDKNL, from the coding sequence ATGAGTAAATTAAGTGCATGCACTACTATTTTAGTAGGGAAAAAAGCTTCGATTGATGGTTCAACGATGATTGCGCGTAATGATGATACATTTCGTCCTATAACACCACAACGTTTCATTATTGAACCAGCTGTAAAGGGAGAAAAGGGACGTAAAATTAAGTCATGGCTCAATAAGTTCCAAATGGAATTACCAGAAAATGCGCAACGTGTTCCAGCTGTTCCAAATGTAGATTACAAGACTCAAGGCTACTATGATGAAAGTGGTATTAATGAAGAAAATGTAGCTATGTCATGTACTGAATCAACTTATGGAAATGAAAGAACTTTAGCATTTGATCCTTTAGTAAAAGACGGTCTTGATGAAGATTGTATGCAAACTGTTATATTGCCATACATTCATTCAGCTCGTGATGGAGTACAATACCTTGGTAAGTTGATTGCTAAATACGGTTCACCTGCCGGAAACTCAGTTTTATTTAGTGATAAAGATGAAGTTTGGTATATGGAAATTGTGACTGGTCACCACTGGGTAGCTCAACGTATTCCTGATGATTGTTATGCTGCTACTGGTAACCGTGTTGCTATTCAAGAAGTAGATTTTAATGATCCCGATAACTTTATGTGGTCTGAAGGAATTCAAGAATTTGTTGAAGAACATAATTTAAATCCAGATCATGAAGGTTGGAATTTCCGTCATATTTTTGGTACTTATACTGAACAAGATCGTCACTATAATACTAGCCGTCAGTGGTATATTCAAAAATACTTTAACCCAGATATTGAACAAGATCCTGAAGATGGAGAAATTCCATTCATCCGTCGTGCCAATAAAAAGATTACACGTGAAGATATTGAATTCTTATTAGGTTCACACTACCAAGATACCCCTTATGATCCTTATGGTAAGGGGAATGAAGAAGAAAAGCATCGCTTCCGTCCAATTGGTTTGAATAGAACTCAGAACTCACATATTTTACAAATTAGAAGTGATGTTCCTGAAGAAATGGCAGGAATTATGTGGTTGTGTATTGGTGGACCAACATTTACCCCATTTGTTCCATTCTTTGCAAATATGAATGATACTGACCCATCTTACAACAACACTTCTATGAATTATAACCGTGATGATGCTTGGTGGTACTACAAATCATTGGCTGCATTGGTAGAAAGCCACTACTCACACTTTGTACAACTAGATACTAAGTATTTAGAAGAGTTAAATCGTTATTACCGTGGTCGTGTAGAAGAAATTATCAAAAACGCTGGCGACTTAACTGGAGATGAATTGACTGACTACTTAACTAAAGAAAATCAAATGACTGTTGCCCATACTAAAGCAGATAGTGAAAAGTTGATGGGTCAAATGTTTATTGATTCAATTAACATGTCTAAATTAACATTCGATATGGATAAGAATCTTTAA
- a CDS encoding zinc-dependent alcohol dehydrogenase family protein, producing MKAAIFVEPKKVEVKEMTMPKLEKPTDAIIRVIRACVCGSDLWWYRGIAKREGGSTIGHEAIGIVKSIGDDVTAVHPADFVIAPFTHGCGYCVNCRAGFDGNCLNQEKGINGGYQGEYLRFTNANWALIKIPGQPKDYTDAQLNNFLALSDVMATGYHAAASAEVQPGDTTVVIGDGAVGLCGVIGARLLGAKRIILMSHHEDRAKLGREFGATDIISKRGNDAVAEVLKLTNGVGVDSVLECVGATSAIEQAGQLGRAGSIIGRVGVPQTEPASNQLFWKNIGLRGGIAPVTTYDKSRLLKEVLEGNINPGKVFTKRFSLKDIQKAYEAMDKRETIKSLIIVNDK from the coding sequence ATGAAAGCAGCAATATTTGTCGAACCTAAAAAAGTTGAAGTTAAAGAAATGACAATGCCTAAACTTGAAAAGCCAACAGATGCAATTATTCGGGTTATTCGCGCATGCGTTTGTGGTTCAGACTTGTGGTGGTATCGTGGGATTGCTAAACGTGAAGGTGGTTCAACAATAGGTCATGAAGCTATTGGAATTGTAAAAAGCATTGGGGACGATGTGACTGCTGTCCATCCAGCTGATTTTGTTATTGCCCCATTTACTCATGGTTGTGGGTACTGTGTTAATTGTCGTGCTGGTTTTGATGGCAATTGTTTAAATCAAGAAAAAGGTATTAATGGCGGTTATCAGGGTGAGTATCTACGCTTTACTAATGCAAATTGGGCATTAATTAAGATTCCAGGACAACCTAAAGATTATACGGATGCACAGTTAAATAATTTTTTAGCCTTGTCAGATGTAATGGCAACTGGTTACCATGCTGCAGCTAGTGCGGAAGTTCAGCCGGGTGATACCACTGTTGTAATTGGTGATGGTGCTGTCGGACTATGTGGTGTGATTGGTGCCCGTTTATTAGGTGCTAAAAGAATTATTTTAATGAGTCACCATGAGGATCGTGCAAAGTTAGGACGAGAGTTTGGTGCAACTGATATCATCAGCAAGCGTGGTAATGATGCCGTAGCTGAAGTACTTAAATTAACTAATGGTGTTGGAGTAGATAGTGTATTAGAATGTGTCGGCGCAACTAGTGCAATTGAACAAGCAGGTCAACTTGGCCGTGCAGGTAGTATCATTGGTCGTGTTGGTGTTCCACAAACTGAACCAGCTTCTAACCAACTATTTTGGAAAAATATTGGCTTACGTGGTGGAATTGCACCGGTGACTACCTATGATAAATCGCGTTTACTTAAGGAAGTATTAGAGGGAAACATTAACCCAGGTAAGGTATTTACAAAGCGTTTTTCATTAAAAGATATTCAAAAGGCTTATGAAGCAATGGATAAGCGTGAAACAATTAAGTCTTTAATTATCGTAAATGATAAATAA
- a CDS encoding flavodoxin family protein — protein sequence MKTLVAYYSWSGNTRKVAEKIHKQISESDLIEIRVPAETFSEDMYQTNDIFKEQVKNKQFPKIVLPATDFQNYDLILIGSPVWSGMPASPIKTCLDKLRQNDYQGKIASFFTDVGQEGNYAATFKSWSKDLKLIGIGKNDSKVNEWLSK from the coding sequence TTGAAAACTTTAGTTGCCTATTATTCTTGGTCAGGCAATACTAGAAAGGTCGCTGAAAAAATTCATAAGCAAATATCAGAAAGTGATCTTATAGAAATAAGGGTACCAGCTGAGACATTTTCTGAAGATATGTATCAAACTAATGATATTTTTAAGGAACAGGTTAAAAATAAACAATTTCCAAAAATAGTTCTTCCAGCAACTGATTTTCAGAATTATGATCTTATACTAATTGGTAGTCCCGTATGGTCGGGAATGCCAGCGAGTCCGATTAAGACATGTTTAGATAAATTAAGGCAGAATGATTATCAAGGAAAGATTGCTTCATTTTTTACTGATGTTGGACAAGAGGGTAATTATGCGGCAACTTTTAAATCATGGAGTAAAGATCTTAAATTAATTGGAATCGGAAAAAATGATTCTAAAGTAAATGAATGGTTATCAAAATAG
- a CDS encoding LysR family transcriptional regulator has translation MISPELLEELVTFKKYGTLSATAEHLLITQPSVTRGMKKLEQELGVTLFERQANKITLNKTGELAAKEAKKLLDSQKEFTEKVINFANSQNMLHIASTLPGPLLLVKTFDPKFDQDLVINSQLINPLNVTADLLTYKEKIIFTTKEYQTPELESLYLGKENLFVKIDKFNPLAQKNSVTFKDLEGLSFLVAQDIGEWKDISEKYIPNAKFLYQNDLNSLDELTKYSNFPVFRSNLSVLDTNHNQDDNRTLVKIEDEHNELEIYATYLKQNKTELKDYLLKLSQLWPQK, from the coding sequence ATGATTAGCCCAGAACTTTTAGAAGAGTTAGTTACCTTTAAAAAATATGGAACTTTAAGTGCAACAGCAGAGCATTTATTAATCACTCAACCTAGTGTTACGCGTGGAATGAAAAAATTAGAGCAGGAATTAGGTGTAACTTTATTTGAACGACAAGCTAATAAGATTACTCTTAATAAAACTGGTGAATTAGCTGCTAAAGAAGCGAAAAAATTACTAGACTCGCAAAAAGAATTTACTGAAAAAGTTATCAATTTTGCCAACAGTCAAAATATGTTACACATTGCCTCCACTTTACCTGGACCACTTTTATTAGTTAAAACTTTTGACCCAAAATTTGATCAAGATTTGGTAATTAATTCTCAACTTATTAATCCACTTAATGTTACTGCTGACTTACTCACTTATAAAGAAAAAATCATTTTTACTACTAAAGAATATCAAACTCCTGAACTTGAATCTCTTTATCTAGGAAAAGAAAACTTATTTGTTAAAATTGATAAATTTAATCCTCTTGCGCAAAAGAATTCAGTCACATTTAAAGACTTAGAAGGCTTGAGCTTCTTAGTAGCTCAAGATATTGGAGAATGGAAAGACATTAGTGAGAAATATATCCCTAATGCTAAATTTCTTTATCAAAATGACCTTAATTCTCTAGACGAACTAACAAAATATTCTAACTTTCCTGTTTTCCGTTCAAATCTATCTGTCTTAGACACTAATCATAATCAGGATGATAATCGTACTTTAGTTAAAATTGAAGATGAACATAACGAACTTGAGATTTATGCTACTTATCTCAAGCAAAATAAAACTGAGCTTAAGGACTATCTGTTAAAACTAAGTCAACTTTGGCCACAAAAATAA
- a CDS encoding aldo/keto reductase encodes MEYINLNDGNKMPMLGFGVFQVPDFKQARQAVTDAIDVGYRLFDTAAAYQNEAAVGESINKSGIDRSEFFVTSKLWLDHFTYEKAKAGIEDSLRKLNMDYMDLYLLHQPYGDVYGAWRALEEAQKSGKIKSIGVSNFYPDQVKNLELMSSVKPAVNQIEVSPWFQQNDDVNFMQKEDIAVEAWAPFAEGKHDIFTNETLAKIGEKYGKSNGQVILRWLLQREIIVIPKTVHKARMQENFDVFDFKLSQDDMETISKLDRHESQFFDHHDPVAIESIFGSSLRALR; translated from the coding sequence ATGGAATATATTAATTTAAATGATGGAAACAAAATGCCCATGTTAGGATTTGGAGTTTTTCAAGTTCCTGATTTTAAGCAAGCGCGTCAAGCAGTTACGGATGCAATTGATGTTGGGTATCGCCTATTTGATACTGCTGCAGCTTATCAAAATGAAGCGGCAGTTGGTGAATCAATTAATAAAAGTGGAATTGATCGTAGTGAATTTTTTGTTACGTCAAAATTATGGCTTGATCATTTTACCTACGAAAAAGCTAAAGCGGGAATTGAAGATTCTTTAAGAAAATTAAATATGGATTATATGGATCTTTACTTACTTCATCAACCTTACGGAGATGTATACGGAGCATGGCGTGCATTAGAAGAAGCACAAAAGTCAGGTAAAATTAAGTCAATTGGCGTATCTAATTTTTATCCTGATCAGGTTAAAAATTTAGAGTTAATGAGCAGTGTCAAACCAGCAGTTAACCAAATTGAAGTTTCTCCATGGTTCCAACAAAATGATGATGTTAACTTTATGCAAAAAGAAGATATTGCCGTAGAAGCTTGGGCACCTTTTGCGGAAGGTAAGCATGATATCTTTACTAACGAAACTTTAGCCAAAATTGGTGAAAAGTATGGTAAGAGTAATGGACAAGTAATTTTACGTTGGTTATTACAAAGAGAAATTATTGTTATTCCTAAGACTGTTCATAAAGCACGGATGCAAGAAAATTTTGATGTATTTGATTTTAAATTGTCGCAAGATGATATGGAAACTATTAGTAAGCTTGATAGACATGAAAGTCAGTTCTTTGATCATCACGATCCCGTAGCAATTGAATCAATTTTTGGTTCAAGCTTAAGAGCTTTACGTTAA
- a CDS encoding NAD(P)H-binding protein: MIKNVLIVGANGQIARLVEDRLLKDGKDVHLTLFLRNAGRLVQLKDNKAVTIIDGDANNSEELREAIKDQDIVYVAFVDHGENAQVTKNIIKIMDKERVKRLISSNILGIYDEVPGEFGEYNRQMCFGGVVKSTDSVVQSATAIENSDLDYTILRIPWLNDRNEIKYTVTHKGEEYIGVSASRKSVADLIVKIINDPKLYEKESIGFANPDTQGASRPVY; encoded by the coding sequence ATGATAAAAAATGTTCTAATTGTTGGGGCAAATGGACAAATCGCTCGTTTAGTTGAAGACAGGCTTTTAAAAGATGGTAAAGATGTACATCTAACTTTATTTTTAAGAAATGCTGGTCGCTTAGTGCAATTAAAAGATAATAAGGCAGTAACCATTATTGATGGGGATGCTAATAATTCTGAAGAATTGCGTGAAGCAATTAAAGATCAAGATATTGTTTATGTTGCGTTTGTTGATCATGGCGAAAATGCCCAGGTAACTAAAAATATTATTAAGATTATGGATAAAGAAAGGGTTAAACGTTTAATTTCGTCAAATATCTTGGGAATTTACGACGAAGTGCCGGGGGAATTTGGTGAATATAATCGTCAAATGTGTTTCGGTGGAGTTGTTAAATCTACAGATTCAGTAGTTCAATCAGCAACTGCAATTGAAAATTCAGATTTAGATTATACAATCTTACGAATTCCTTGGTTAAATGATCGTAACGAAATAAAATATACTGTTACACATAAGGGAGAAGAGTACATCGGTGTTTCTGCTTCGAGAAAGAGTGTAGCAGATTTGATTGTTAAGATTATTAACGATCCAAAACTATATGAAAAAGAAAGTATTGGATTTGCAAATCCTGATACGCAAGGTGCAAGTCGACCAGTATATTAA